A single genomic interval of Hyphomicrobium methylovorum harbors:
- a CDS encoding PleD family two-component system response regulator, producing MTARVLVVDDILANVKLLEARLQAEYFEVLTANSGQQALDVLARESVDVVLLDVMMPGMDGFEACRRIKANHQTHHIPVVMVTALDQPSDKVLGLESGADDFLTKPVDDIALVTRVKNLARLKMLNDEMMMRASTGREMGIPDDGSYARAVSPRAGRVLLVDDHPRSAARLLEVLKKSNAAVAEFAAQQALERLAEEEFDIVVVSLSLQDSDGLRLCSQIRSVERTRHLPVIMLVEPGDEARLLRGLDMGVNDYLMRPIDRHELLARVKTQIKRKRHSDFLRRRLAESVEMSVTDPLTGLHNRRYMEGHLKTLVGEALRTGRALSILVADIDYFKLVNDNHGHVAGDAVLKEFADRLKRNTRGVDLACRLGGEEFVLIMPDTDLKHAYQVGERLRACVAADDFEIGSEQIRITASVGIGVLENSEDTPETLFQRADNALYLAKRRGRNQVVADAA from the coding sequence ATGACAGCCCGCGTACTTGTTGTCGACGACATCCTGGCCAATGTGAAGCTGCTCGAAGCGCGGCTGCAGGCGGAGTATTTCGAAGTTCTCACCGCGAACAGTGGCCAGCAGGCGCTGGACGTTCTGGCACGCGAAAGCGTCGACGTGGTTCTGCTCGACGTTATGATGCCGGGGATGGACGGCTTTGAAGCCTGCCGCCGGATCAAGGCCAATCATCAGACGCATCATATTCCCGTTGTCATGGTGACGGCGCTCGACCAGCCGTCTGACAAGGTTTTGGGTCTTGAAAGCGGTGCCGACGACTTTCTGACCAAACCGGTGGACGACATTGCTCTCGTTACGCGCGTTAAAAACCTCGCGCGTCTCAAGATGCTCAATGATGAGATGATGATGCGGGCATCGACCGGCCGGGAAATGGGAATCCCGGACGATGGCTCGTATGCGCGCGCCGTTTCGCCTCGCGCTGGGCGTGTGCTTCTCGTGGACGATCATCCCAGATCCGCCGCGCGTCTTCTCGAAGTTCTCAAGAAATCAAACGCCGCCGTTGCCGAGTTTGCGGCTCAGCAGGCGCTTGAGCGGCTCGCGGAAGAAGAGTTCGACATCGTCGTCGTCAGTCTTTCGCTGCAGGATTCCGATGGCTTGCGGCTTTGCTCGCAGATCCGCTCGGTGGAGCGGACGCGGCATCTCCCGGTCATCATGCTGGTTGAGCCGGGCGATGAAGCGCGGCTGCTGCGCGGTCTCGACATGGGCGTCAACGACTACTTGATGCGCCCGATCGATCGCCATGAATTGCTGGCGCGCGTCAAAACGCAGATCAAGCGCAAACGGCACTCGGATTTTCTCCGGCGCCGACTTGCGGAAAGCGTCGAGATGTCGGTCACCGATCCTCTCACGGGGCTGCATAACCGGCGATATATGGAAGGGCATCTCAAGACGCTCGTTGGCGAAGCGCTGCGGACGGGCCGAGCCCTTTCGATTCTCGTTGCTGACATCGACTACTTCAAGTTGGTGAATGATAACCACGGCCACGTTGCCGGTGATGCGGTGCTGAAGGAATTCGCTGACCGGCTGAAGCGCAACACACGCGGCGTCGATCTTGCCTGCCGTCTCGGTGGCGAAGAGTTTGTTCTCATCATGCCCGATACGGATTTGAAGCATGCGTATCAGGTGGGAGAGCGCTTGAGGGCGTGCGTGGCAGCCGACGACTTCGAGATCGGCAGTGAGCAGATCCGCATCACGGCGAGCGTCGGCATTGGTGTTTTGGAAAATTCCGAAGATACGCCGGAGACGCTGTTCCAGCGGGCGGACAATGCGCTCTATCTGGCTAAGCGGCGCGGCCGCAATCAGGTCGTCGCCGACGCCGCTTAA
- the rpmG gene encoding 50S ribosomal protein L33, whose product MAKPVTQKIKLLSSAGTGFFYVTKKNPRTSTEKLVFKKYDPVARKHVEFKETKIK is encoded by the coding sequence ATGGCTAAGCCTGTAACTCAGAAGATCAAGTTGTTGTCGTCGGCCGGAACGGGCTTCTTCTACGTGACGAAGAAGAACCCGCGCACGTCGACCGAAAAGCTTGTTTTCAAGAAATACGATCCCGTCGCGCGCAAGCACGTCGAGTTCAAAGAGACCAAGATCAAGTAA
- a CDS encoding NUDIX hydrolase produces MDATGAIDTEDPTPIRDAACVILIDGQDLDAKLLLGRRHADQVFLPNKWVFPGGRVDDADHELAKSHPGPYAPADLFPSIRPFAFAAVRELYEEAGLIIGTELTPQTEKTSWPAFAQTGLAPDPSALTPLARAITPPGRVRRYDTWFFTAQRQSLADLNSAPDGELLDLAWFTLAEARALDLPNITRMVLEDITNSLAHEADSLSELIPFYYSTTCGFQRTLISCREAIPPP; encoded by the coding sequence ATGGATGCGACTGGGGCCATCGACACGGAAGATCCAACTCCGATCCGCGATGCGGCCTGCGTGATCCTCATCGATGGGCAGGATCTGGACGCCAAGCTGCTGCTCGGCCGACGTCATGCCGATCAGGTCTTTCTTCCAAACAAGTGGGTCTTCCCCGGCGGCAGAGTCGACGACGCCGATCACGAGCTGGCGAAATCTCATCCTGGCCCTTACGCACCCGCCGACCTGTTTCCATCGATCCGGCCTTTCGCCTTCGCGGCGGTTCGCGAGTTGTATGAAGAAGCTGGTTTAATCATCGGCACGGAGCTAACGCCTCAAACCGAGAAAACATCTTGGCCAGCCTTCGCCCAAACCGGATTGGCGCCAGACCCCAGCGCCCTCACACCGCTTGCGCGCGCCATCACCCCTCCCGGCCGTGTACGCCGCTATGACACGTGGTTTTTCACGGCTCAGAGACAAAGCCTCGCGGATCTGAACTCCGCGCCGGATGGCGAGCTGCTGGATCTGGCGTGGTTCACGTTGGCGGAAGCGCGCGCATTGGATCTTCCGAACATCACGCGAATGGTGCTGGAGGATATTACGAATAGCCTAGCCCACGAGGCGGATTCGCTCAGCGAGCTGATCCCTTTTTACTATTCCACCACATGCGGCTTTCAGCGCACCCTCATCTCGTGCCGCGAAGCGATCCCACCACCTTGA
- a CDS encoding DUF983 domain-containing protein, translated as MADNLHEATFADETLPPRDAWQSIKRGWSCRCPACGTGNLYGKYLKVNDACPVCQAEMYHHRADDAPPYFVMTITGHVIVAGILILEKLASPPTWVQLSIWLPALVLLSLWLLPRVKGSLIGYQWALRMHGFGTPAVDVDIPPENPLPPVGADMPPGRY; from the coding sequence ATGGCTGATAATCTCCATGAAGCAACATTCGCCGATGAAACGCTGCCGCCGCGAGACGCCTGGCAGTCGATTAAGCGCGGATGGAGTTGTCGTTGCCCGGCGTGCGGAACGGGAAACCTTTACGGCAAATACCTGAAGGTCAACGACGCCTGTCCGGTTTGCCAGGCGGAAATGTACCATCATCGCGCCGATGACGCGCCGCCCTACTTTGTGATGACGATCACCGGTCACGTTATCGTCGCCGGCATCCTGATACTTGAGAAGCTCGCCTCGCCGCCCACCTGGGTTCAACTTTCGATCTGGCTGCCCGCGCTGGTCCTGTTGAGCCTTTGGCTCCTTCCGCGCGTGAAGGGTTCGCTCATCGGCTATCAATGGGCGCTACGCATGCACGGCTTCGGCACGCCCGCGGTCGATGTGGATATCCCGCCCGAGAATCCGTTGCCGCCGGTGGGCGCTGACATGCCTCCCGGGCGCTACTAA
- the rnr gene encoding ribonuclease R yields MKQKSRGSKAATRVPADRGLPSKKQILDFLNSAQGKAGKREIARAFGVSGGARIALKRLLAEMADEGTLAGDKKHLKEKGRLPAVAALEVTGRDDDGDLIAKPVEWDEAEGKRPTVRLSMDGNDIGIGDRVLARLTRLPRGDGATYEGALVKKLLKEKRRLLGIYRAASRGGGGTIEPINRKELKSYTVLADDTNKAADGDLVRFALARRGRFASSNAQIVESLGNPDDQRQISLIAVHAHGIPEDFPESVLAECETLPSPTMDGRVDLRTVPLITIDPVDARDHDDAVHAEADSDARNSGGFIVTVAIADVAHYIRPGSKLDKEAQIRGNSVYFPDRVVPMLPEKISNDLCSLRENEDRPCLAVRLVFDRNGEKRSHTFVRAMMRSAAKLSYQEAQAAIDGNPSDKCQPLMDSVLKPLWAAYEAVAKARDKRGPLDLDLPERRILLDENGRVARVTTPERLTAHRLIEEFMIQANVAAAETLEQKRLPVVYRVHDAPSAEKLKGLRDFLETLDMKVPHAGALKPEAFNKVLAAAKDLPVPDLINEVILRSQSQAEYTPTNIGHFGLNLMRYAHFTSPIRRYADLLIHRALIKALNLGPDGLSDEEVPRLASIAKAISDLERRAMAAERETNDRLIAAHLADRVGATFEARIAGVTRSGLFVRLKDTGADGYIPISGLGDEYYEHVEAAHALVGTRSGTGYRLGDAVEVRLLEAIPSAGALRFEMLTPPTRGNFGPMKKGVRGSRGPKRKTFGKSGRRR; encoded by the coding sequence CTGAAACAGAAATCACGAGGCTCGAAAGCCGCCACTCGCGTTCCCGCCGATCGCGGCCTCCCGAGCAAGAAGCAAATTCTAGACTTCCTCAATTCCGCTCAGGGCAAAGCGGGTAAACGCGAAATCGCGCGCGCGTTTGGCGTCTCGGGCGGCGCACGCATCGCGCTGAAACGTTTACTCGCTGAGATGGCGGACGAAGGCACGCTGGCGGGCGATAAAAAGCACCTGAAGGAAAAAGGCCGGTTGCCGGCGGTAGCGGCGCTCGAAGTTACCGGGCGTGACGACGACGGCGACCTCATCGCCAAGCCTGTCGAATGGGACGAAGCCGAAGGCAAGCGGCCCACTGTCCGGCTCAGCATGGACGGCAACGATATCGGCATCGGCGATCGGGTGCTGGCACGCCTTACGCGGCTTCCGCGCGGCGACGGGGCCACCTATGAAGGTGCCCTCGTCAAAAAGCTGCTGAAGGAAAAGCGCCGCCTGCTCGGTATCTATCGCGCCGCGTCTCGTGGGGGCGGCGGCACCATCGAACCGATCAACCGCAAAGAATTGAAAAGTTACACCGTGCTAGCGGACGACACGAACAAGGCAGCGGACGGTGACCTCGTTCGTTTCGCTTTAGCCCGCCGGGGTCGCTTCGCATCTTCGAATGCGCAAATCGTCGAAAGCCTGGGCAATCCCGACGACCAACGCCAGATCTCGCTCATCGCCGTCCACGCGCACGGCATCCCTGAAGATTTTCCCGAAAGCGTTTTGGCGGAATGCGAAACGCTACCATCCCCAACGATGGATGGGCGCGTAGACCTGCGCACGGTTCCGCTAATCACGATCGATCCGGTAGATGCCCGCGACCACGATGACGCCGTGCATGCGGAAGCGGATAGCGACGCACGCAATTCGGGTGGCTTCATCGTCACCGTCGCGATCGCCGACGTTGCGCACTACATCCGTCCCGGCTCCAAGTTAGACAAGGAAGCCCAAATCCGCGGCAACTCGGTCTATTTCCCAGACCGCGTCGTTCCGATGCTGCCGGAAAAAATTTCGAACGATCTCTGTTCGCTTCGTGAAAACGAAGATCGTCCATGTCTCGCAGTGCGTCTGGTGTTCGATCGGAACGGAGAGAAGCGCAGCCACACGTTCGTGCGCGCGATGATGCGCTCCGCCGCGAAACTGTCCTACCAGGAAGCGCAGGCAGCGATCGACGGCAATCCGTCAGACAAATGCCAGCCTTTGATGGACAGCGTACTGAAGCCGCTCTGGGCCGCGTACGAAGCCGTTGCTAAAGCGCGCGACAAGCGCGGACCGCTGGATCTCGATCTTCCCGAGCGGCGGATCCTGCTCGACGAAAACGGCCGCGTCGCGCGCGTCACGACGCCGGAACGCCTCACAGCGCATAGGCTGATCGAAGAGTTCATGATTCAGGCGAACGTCGCGGCTGCCGAAACGCTCGAACAGAAGCGTCTGCCCGTCGTCTATCGCGTTCACGATGCGCCGAGCGCCGAGAAACTGAAGGGCCTGCGCGACTTCCTCGAAACGCTCGACATGAAGGTGCCGCACGCCGGCGCGCTGAAACCGGAAGCGTTCAACAAGGTTCTGGCAGCCGCCAAAGATTTGCCGGTGCCCGATCTCATCAACGAAGTCATCCTGCGTTCGCAGTCACAAGCCGAATACACGCCGACGAACATCGGCCACTTCGGATTGAACCTGATGCGCTATGCGCATTTCACCTCGCCCATTCGGCGCTACGCCGACCTGTTGATCCACCGCGCACTCATCAAGGCTCTCAACCTCGGCCCAGATGGACTCTCGGATGAAGAAGTCCCCCGCCTCGCGAGCATCGCAAAGGCCATCTCCGATCTGGAGCGGCGCGCCATGGCCGCCGAGCGAGAGACGAACGACCGTCTGATCGCAGCACACCTCGCTGACCGGGTCGGCGCAACGTTTGAGGCGCGCATTGCAGGCGTGACGCGCTCCGGCCTGTTCGTGCGGCTGAAGGATACCGGCGCCGACGGCTACATTCCAATATCCGGCCTCGGAGACGAATATTACGAGCACGTCGAAGCTGCCCATGCGCTTGTCGGCACGCGATCCGGAACGGGATATCGACTGGGAGATGCGGTGGAAGTACGCTTGCTCGAAGCAATTCCGTCTGCGGGTGCTCTGCGGTTTGAAATGTTGACGCCACCGACACGCGGAAATTTCGGCCCCATGAAGAAGGGCGTCCGCGGCTCCCGCGGACCTAAACGGAAAACGTTCGGCAAATCCGGCCGTCGACGATAA
- the topA gene encoding type I DNA topoisomerase: MNVVIVESAAKAKTINKYLGPTYKVIASYGHVRDLPAKNGSVEPDHDFNMHWEVDGKSQKIIREIADAVKGADKLILATDPDREGEAISWHILEILHQKKALKKTTEVERVAFNAITKQSILAALKEPRAIDGPLVEAYLARRALDYLVGFTLSPVLWRKLPGSRSAGRVQSVALRLVCDREAEIEAFRTDEYWTIEALLSTAKNEDVKSRLVAIDGTTLKKLDIKDEASATAIKAAITSRDFRVASIDKKAAKRNPYPPFTTSTLQMDASRKLGYSAKQTMQIAQRLYEGVDIGGETTGLITYMRTDGVQIVPEAVSQIRDTISAMYGKNYTPFAREYKTKAKNAQEAHEAIRPTDPRRTPDQMRKHLQKDQAALYDLIWKRAVASQMAPADLEQTTAEIEVQGSDGKSYGLRANGSVLLFDGFLRVYEEGRDDRVRTIEKGKDDTSDADDENRRLPPLVAGDKLTDKEVNADQHFTQPPPRFSEATLVKRMEELGIGRPSTYASTMAVLVDRDYVRIEKKRLIPEDKGRLVIAFLESFFKRYVEYDFTADLEEKLDLISNNELDYKNVLRDFWRDFIAAVGEIQDLRVGDVLDALNEMLGPHVFPDKGDGSDPRLCPKCNKGRLSLKISGKYGAFIGCGNYPECNYTRQLTQSDSGDAALDGKILGYDDAGSAVTLRTGRFGPYLQLGEPEKDEKPKRSSIPRGIDAATIDLEKALQLLSLPRNVGSPPEGGTITAGLGRFGPFIVHENDDAKTYVNLESVEDVFTIGLNRAITLLAEKRAGGGKSRFQRNAPKVLKELGAHPTEGGPVQVLEGRYGPYVTHNKVNATVPRAKDPTSLTLEDAVALIAERVANGGGKKTKARKTAKPKAEKAPKAAAKEPKTAKAPAAKKAAAPRAAKKTAAKKTASPSAAKKLAKAKA, encoded by the coding sequence ATGAACGTGGTTATCGTCGAATCTGCCGCTAAGGCCAAGACGATCAACAAATATCTAGGCCCGACCTATAAGGTCATTGCCTCGTATGGGCACGTGCGCGATCTGCCCGCGAAGAATGGCTCGGTCGAGCCGGATCACGACTTCAACATGCACTGGGAAGTGGATGGCAAGTCGCAGAAAATCATACGCGAAATCGCCGATGCAGTGAAAGGCGCCGATAAGCTGATCCTCGCGACCGACCCTGATCGCGAAGGCGAAGCCATCTCGTGGCATATCCTTGAAATTTTGCACCAGAAGAAGGCGCTGAAAAAGACCACCGAGGTCGAACGCGTCGCCTTCAACGCCATCACCAAACAGTCGATCCTTGCTGCGCTGAAAGAGCCGCGCGCGATAGACGGTCCGCTGGTTGAAGCCTATCTGGCCCGCCGCGCGCTCGATTATCTCGTCGGCTTCACGCTCTCGCCGGTGCTTTGGAGAAAACTGCCTGGCTCGCGCTCGGCTGGCCGCGTGCAATCGGTGGCGCTCCGCCTCGTTTGCGACCGCGAAGCCGAGATCGAGGCGTTCCGCACCGACGAATATTGGACGATCGAAGCCCTCCTCTCCACTGCGAAAAACGAGGACGTGAAATCGCGCCTCGTCGCCATCGACGGCACGACGCTCAAGAAGCTCGACATCAAGGACGAAGCGTCGGCAACCGCCATCAAGGCCGCCATCACGTCGCGTGACTTCCGCGTCGCGTCGATCGACAAGAAGGCCGCCAAGCGCAACCCTTATCCGCCGTTCACGACGTCTACACTGCAGATGGACGCTTCGCGCAAGCTTGGCTACTCCGCCAAGCAGACGATGCAGATTGCCCAGCGCCTGTACGAAGGCGTGGACATCGGCGGCGAGACCACGGGCCTCATCACGTACATGCGAACGGACGGCGTGCAAATCGTGCCGGAAGCCGTCAGCCAGATCCGCGATACGATTTCTGCCATGTACGGCAAGAACTACACGCCCTTCGCACGCGAATACAAAACCAAGGCGAAGAACGCCCAGGAAGCGCACGAAGCGATCCGCCCGACAGATCCTCGCCGCACACCGGATCAGATGCGCAAGCACCTGCAGAAGGATCAGGCGGCGCTCTACGATCTCATCTGGAAGCGCGCTGTTGCCAGCCAAATGGCACCTGCCGACCTCGAGCAAACCACAGCCGAAATCGAAGTTCAGGGCAGCGATGGCAAATCATACGGCCTTCGCGCAAACGGCTCGGTACTTCTCTTTGACGGCTTCCTGCGCGTCTACGAAGAAGGCCGCGACGACCGCGTCCGCACGATCGAAAAAGGCAAAGACGATACGTCCGATGCCGACGATGAAAATCGCCGCCTGCCGCCGCTCGTCGCGGGCGACAAGCTGACGGATAAGGAAGTCAACGCCGATCAGCACTTCACGCAGCCCCCGCCCCGCTTCTCCGAAGCGACGCTCGTGAAGCGCATGGAAGAACTCGGTATCGGCCGCCCGTCCACCTACGCCTCCACGATGGCCGTGCTGGTGGATCGCGACTACGTGCGGATCGAAAAGAAGCGCCTCATCCCCGAGGACAAGGGTCGCCTTGTCATCGCGTTCCTCGAAAGCTTCTTCAAACGCTACGTCGAATACGACTTCACGGCCGACCTCGAAGAAAAGCTCGATCTCATCTCCAACAACGAGCTCGACTATAAAAACGTCCTGCGCGATTTCTGGCGCGACTTCATCGCGGCCGTCGGCGAAATTCAGGATCTCCGCGTCGGCGATGTGCTCGACGCTCTGAACGAGATGCTCGGACCGCACGTCTTCCCGGACAAGGGAGACGGCAGCGATCCGCGTCTTTGCCCGAAGTGCAACAAGGGCCGCTTGAGCCTGAAAATTTCCGGCAAATACGGCGCGTTCATCGGTTGCGGCAATTACCCGGAATGCAACTACACGCGCCAGCTGACGCAAAGCGATTCCGGCGACGCCGCTCTCGATGGCAAGATTCTCGGCTACGATGATGCTGGCTCAGCCGTCACGCTTCGCACCGGCCGTTTCGGACCTTATCTTCAGTTGGGCGAACCCGAAAAAGATGAGAAGCCGAAACGCTCCAGCATTCCGCGCGGCATCGATGCCGCAACGATCGACCTCGAAAAAGCGCTGCAGCTTCTTTCGTTACCGCGCAACGTCGGCAGCCCGCCTGAAGGCGGCACAATCACCGCCGGTCTCGGCCGGTTTGGACCCTTCATCGTGCACGAGAACGATGACGCGAAGACGTACGTCAATCTCGAAAGCGTCGAAGACGTATTCACTATCGGCCTCAACCGCGCGATCACGCTGCTCGCGGAAAAACGCGCGGGCGGCGGCAAGAGCCGCTTCCAGCGCAATGCACCAAAGGTTCTGAAAGAACTCGGCGCGCATCCGACGGAAGGTGGTCCGGTGCAGGTGCTTGAAGGGCGCTACGGGCCGTACGTCACGCACAACAAGGTCAACGCCACGGTTCCGCGCGCGAAAGATCCGACATCGCTGACGCTGGAAGACGCTGTCGCGCTCATCGCCGAACGCGTCGCCAACGGCGGCGGCAAAAAGACGAAGGCACGCAAGACCGCGAAACCGAAAGCCGAGAAAGCACCGAAGGCCGCAGCCAAAGAACCCAAAACCGCGAAAGCGCCTGCTGCCAAGAAAGCCGCTGCTCCTCGCGCCGCAAAGAAAACCGCGGCAAAGAAAACTGCGTCTCCGTCGGCAGCCAAGAAGCTCGCAAAGGCCAAAGCCTGA
- the dprA gene encoding DNA-processing protein DprA, with protein sequence MPKPEQPELFTPAPLPFAKLSDAERLSCLRLIRSENVGPVTFRELINHFGGATQALNALPELSRRGGSGRTIRLCSVADAERELDAASRVGATPVFTIEPNYPAMLASIEAPPPLVYLKGRTDIFSRPAVAIVGSRQCSAAGVELARRFSHTLSNAGFVVVSGLARGIDRAAHDAALKRGTVAVLAGGIDWIYPPEHAALQQQIGEEGCLITERPPGIQARAADFPRRNRIIAGLVYGVVVIEAAMRSGTLVTARYANELGREVFALPSHPLDPRGEGTNRLIKQGATMVTDPQEVVDMLQPMIDIDDLLHPEPEPAPSARHSEDLSAEPHATRPTLPQQTTVKPVKSTSTTAPRAAMTGPEELTAVLAALGPAPVAIDALARAVGLPAQRVQAVLLELDLAGRIVRQGQGLIALRTANEEL encoded by the coding sequence GTGCCAAAACCTGAGCAACCGGAACTCTTCACGCCTGCGCCATTGCCGTTCGCAAAACTCTCTGACGCGGAGCGGCTTTCCTGTCTCCGGCTCATTCGTTCGGAAAACGTCGGCCCGGTCACGTTTCGCGAGTTGATCAATCACTTCGGCGGCGCGACACAGGCATTGAACGCATTGCCCGAGTTGTCCCGCAGAGGCGGAAGCGGACGAACGATCCGCCTCTGCTCCGTAGCGGATGCCGAACGCGAATTGGACGCCGCAAGCCGCGTCGGAGCAACGCCGGTTTTCACGATCGAGCCAAACTATCCGGCCATGCTCGCAAGCATCGAAGCACCACCCCCGCTCGTTTATCTCAAAGGGCGGACAGACATTTTTAGCCGGCCCGCCGTTGCGATTGTCGGCTCGCGACAGTGCTCAGCCGCAGGCGTCGAACTTGCCCGTCGGTTTTCCCACACATTGAGTAACGCGGGCTTCGTCGTGGTTTCAGGCCTGGCCCGAGGGATTGATCGGGCAGCACACGATGCCGCGCTCAAGCGCGGAACTGTAGCGGTGCTGGCGGGCGGCATAGACTGGATCTATCCCCCCGAACACGCCGCGCTCCAGCAACAGATCGGCGAAGAAGGCTGCCTCATCACAGAGCGACCGCCGGGCATCCAGGCGCGGGCCGCTGATTTCCCGCGCCGTAACCGGATCATCGCCGGGCTTGTTTACGGCGTCGTCGTAATCGAGGCCGCGATGCGTTCCGGCACGCTGGTGACGGCGCGCTACGCCAATGAGTTGGGCCGCGAGGTGTTCGCACTGCCAAGCCATCCACTTGATCCCCGTGGGGAAGGCACAAACCGCCTCATCAAGCAGGGCGCAACGATGGTGACCGATCCCCAGGAAGTCGTCGACATGCTTCAGCCGATGATCGACATCGATGACCTGCTGCATCCCGAACCTGAACCAGCCCCCTCGGCCCGACATTCAGAGGATCTCTCGGCTGAACCACATGCGACACGCCCAACGCTCCCTCAGCAGACGACAGTCAAACCCGTCAAATCCACCTCGACAACCGCCCCACGTGCCGCAATGACCGGCCCTGAGGAGCTGACCGCCGTCCTGGCCGCGCTTGGCCCAGCGCCCGTCGCGATAGACGCTCTGGCGCGCGCTGTCGGCCTCCCAGCTCAGCGGGTCCAGGCCGTTTTGCTCGAACTCGATCTCGCCGGACGCATCGTCCGCCAGGGGCAAGGACTGATCGCGCTACGGACCGCAAACGAGGAACTGTAG
- the plsY gene encoding glycerol-3-phosphate 1-O-acyltransferase PlsY — protein sequence MDLSSPLLLALPLAEPVHLLFAAFVLGYLLGSIPFGLLLTRASGLGDVRQIGSGNIGATNVLRTGRKGLAAATLILDGLKGTAAVLLADHFFGTNAAMIAGLGALLGHIFPIWLGFKGGKGVATYLGVLFGVAWQSAIVFALIWIAVAVVSRISSAAAVAAIVATPFVVWTLGLEDFAILAAVMSIIVLLKHHANIRRLLAGEEPRIGAKT from the coding sequence ATGGATCTTTCATCCCCGCTACTGCTTGCGCTGCCGCTCGCCGAACCGGTGCATTTGCTCTTCGCGGCATTCGTCCTTGGCTATCTGTTGGGCTCGATTCCCTTCGGTCTGCTGCTCACGCGGGCGTCCGGCCTGGGTGACGTTCGTCAAATCGGCTCAGGGAATATCGGCGCCACGAACGTACTGCGCACAGGCCGCAAAGGTCTCGCCGCAGCGACGCTCATACTGGATGGCCTGAAGGGCACCGCAGCCGTTCTGTTGGCGGACCATTTCTTCGGAACGAACGCCGCAATGATCGCGGGCCTCGGCGCGCTTCTCGGCCACATATTTCCCATTTGGCTTGGCTTCAAAGGAGGCAAAGGCGTCGCGACCTATCTCGGCGTCCTGTTCGGTGTCGCTTGGCAATCCGCAATCGTGTTTGCCTTGATCTGGATCGCCGTGGCCGTCGTCTCGCGCATTTCTTCTGCAGCGGCTGTTGCCGCGATCGTCGCAACGCCCTTCGTCGTCTGGACGCTTGGACTGGAAGATTTTGCGATCCTCGCTGCCGTGATGAGCATCATTGTTCTTCTGAAGCACCATGCAAATATCCGGCGCCTGCTGGCGGGAGAGGAGCCGCGGATCGGTGCCAAAACCTGA